Proteins co-encoded in one Cydia splendana chromosome 11, ilCydSple1.2, whole genome shotgun sequence genomic window:
- the LOC134794741 gene encoding uncharacterized protein LOC134794741 encodes MFVPTFVVLLTLAIYQVASAPVDDRVEYDGSFKRLYLPYIQSVTKDGTKTILTSQDLLDLSEKLKSGEVPVTTTYQLIGINGFNHTLSDHQLRLMVDHEIAAIVNPQDLDQPGFGHLFLTVNKNGVVQTFIYNLTLEEAMEKVKEEGYPNSSASDSYHQNKPSTASVSVASN; translated from the exons aTGTTTGTACCAACGTTCGTAGTTCTTCTCACCCTAGCGATATATCAG GTTGCGTCAGCTCCTGTAGACGACAGGGTCGAATACGATGGATCGTTCAAACGCCTTTACCTGCCTTACATCCAATCAGTGACCAAGGATGGCACCAAAACTATCTTGACATCCCAAGATTTGCTCGATTTGAGCGAAAAGCTAAAATCTGGAGAAGTGCCGGTAACAACTACGTATCAGCTGATTGGCATTAATGGCTTCAATCACACGCTATCTGACCACCAACTGCGGCTTATGGTGGACCATGAGATTGCAGCAATCGTCAACCCGCAGGATCTCGACCAGCCAGGATTTGGACATTTATTCCTCACCGTTAACAAGAACGGCGTTGTGCAGACTTTTATCTACAATTTGACTCTAGAAGAAGCTATGGAGAAAGTTAAAGAAGAAGGTTATCCGAACTCTTCCGCCAGTGATTCTTATCACCAAAATAAACCTTCAACTGCCAGTGTTTCCGTTGCTTCAAATTAA